A part of Cryptococcus neoformans var. grubii H99 chromosome 6, complete sequence genomic DNA contains:
- a CDS encoding methionyl-tRNA formyltransferase, translating to MTVPLQSAPKVEPPLGPFATLPPDVAGLKKLKILLLVTSINSFTQRVFSYLQYLGLDQVSIQLATSDEDMLEAAESWQPDIVLCPFLTKKLPPSIHNKWITLVVHPGPPGDAGPSSLDWVLLGDTGTHSSSADLLGQLLDSIPSPTPQRSHWGTICFQATEDLDGGAVWAWEQYELPRLGTVTKAQVYQGYHSAAAMSSVIHALCRVYKLTAGAGLPKGQWMSVVPKETWQTRCVSLGETFMGGETHERPLLQSAKRRPDWEKHIAEDVLRILNAGDSQPGAMLHPLTTDAKSSLFAYGAHLENASIPSELYTSLGYETYDLVPNGRAIASRDGAVLFKTRQTTGASAGIWITHGRVPRGKDKPIDPKVPMVEAIKLGGHGRALEGVQEWKQDSWEQKEDEWQEVYVKSVKEGEGIAQLVYWNFYNGAFTTENCKTLLSALQWATSPERGHVKLVALMGGNYFSNGIALNTIEHASSPGLETWHNINAIDDIVSFLVSDVSDDKVPAFMQGIEPLCKRGIATVACVRGNAAAGGVALATACDVVLAGRGVVLNPSYRGMGLHGSELHSFSYLQRCGSIRAAEILREMKPLNTSLAQSSGLIDGEIGSSSQTVLETEPLFVKAITSILTAKTSSAPFSSAPWARSSPPSLGGEDRGVSSKSWIDDMCTTKLCTYTTSRTFPPLQHYRTEELSQMLLDSFHPIRSQRYHTRRHRFVCKLKATGTPARYKLHDGVVVGREGEGAVQDEEDKEAFDDAPGWERGEEWGWVGMAMPESLKTSQVLRIPLYPSSSSSPCPTPSPAAEKPPAFDEESRQPSYLSTATSTSNTSGPDESLPLTPRASSPPYHIINGDDNGKDEGGGFAKPLSITDKLYTALGVKAKTKSPKPFFSKKKKENSIPPTSRISASVPAMSHPVLKRPLGKGEQMSEWPCLVTGGEEWEGKRGNAVAEDGIKVENVV from the exons ATGACCGTTCCGCTACAGTCAGCACCAAAAGTTGAGCCTCCTCTAGGCCCATTTGCCACTCTGCCACCAGACGTGGCTGGTCTCAAGAAACTCAAGATTTTGCTGCTTGTCACTTCGATCAACTCGTTCACCCAGCGTGTGTTCAGTTATCTGCAATACTTGGGCTTGGACCAAGTTTCGATCCAGCTTGCTACCAGCGATGAGGATATGTTAGAGGCTGCTGAAAGCTGGCAGCCTGATATCGTGCTCTGCCCTTTCCTTACCAAGAAGCTCCCCCCAAGCATTCACAACAAG TGGATCACCCTCGTCGTTCATCCCGGCCCTCCAGGTGACGCTGGACCCTCTTCACTCGATTGGGTCCTCTTGGGCGACACTGGAACTCATTCGTCATCCGCCGACCTTCTTGGACAACTCCTCGACAGCATTCCTTCCCCAACACCGCAAAGATCTCATTGGGGCACCATTTGTTTTCAGGCGACAGAAGATCTTGATGGAGGCGCAGTATGGGCTTGGGAGCAATATGAGCTACCTCGGCTCGGGACGGTCACAAAGGCGCAGGTTTACCAGGGATACCATTCGGCAGCGGCTATGAGCTCCGTGATCCATGCGTTGTGTCGGGTGTACAAACTCACAGCTGGTGCCGGCTTACCCAAGGGGCAGTGGATGAGCGTCGTCCCCAAGGAAACTTGGCAAACAAGATGCGTGAGCTTGGGCGAGACATTTATGGGGGGGGAAACACATGAAAGACCGCTCTTACAATCAGCCAAGCGCCGGCCGGATTGGGAGAAACACATTGCCGAGGATGTGTTGCGCATCTTGAATGCGGGTGACTCTCAGCCCGGTGCCATGTTGCACCCTCTCACTACAGATGCCAAATCATCTCTCTTTGCTTACGGCGCTCATTTGGAGAACGCTTCTATCCCTTCAGAACTGTACACGTCCTTGGGGTATGAAACGTACGATCTAGTTCCTAATGGTCGAGCTATCGCCAGTCGAGATGGTGCTGTATTATTTAAAACCCGTCAAACTACGGGTGCGTCTGCTGGTATTTGGATTACCCATGGTCGAGTCCCAAGAGGTAAAGACAAGCCGATTGATCCTAAAGTACCAATGGTCGAGGCCATCAAACTCGGTGGGCACGGACGAGCACTGGAAGGTGTCCAGGAATGGAAGCAAGATTCCTGGGAGCAAAAGGAGGACGAATGGCAGGAAGTGTATGTGAAAAGTGTcaaggaaggcgaggggATCGCTCAGCTGGTGTATTGGAACTTTTA TAACGGAGCTTTCACCACTGAAAACTGTAAAACCCTACTCTCCGCCCTGCAATGGGCTACGTCCCCCGAACGTGGCCATGTCAAACTTGTCGCTCTCATGGGCGGCAACTATTTTTCCAACGGTATCGCCCTCAATACCATTGAACACGCCTCTTCACCCGGTCTCGAAACATGGCACAATATCAACGCTATCGACGATATCGTCTCGTTCCTCGTGTCGGATGTGTCCGATGACAAAGTGCCGGCGTTTATGCAAGGTATCGAGCCGCTTTGTAAGCGCGGTATCGCAACCGTTGCGTGTGTGCGAGGGAATGCGGCTGCTGGCGGGGTGGCGCTGGCGACGGCTTGTGATGTGGTGCTTGCTGGGCGAGGTGTGGTGTTGAACCCTAGTTATAGAGGTATGGGTCTTCACGGCAGTGAACTGCATTC CTTTTCCTACCTCCAGCGATGTGGATCTATCCGCGCTGCGGAGATTTTACGTGAGATGAAACCTCTCAACACCTCTCTCGCGCAATCCTCCGGTCTCATTGATGGTGAAATCGGATCATCCTCACAGACTGTCCTCGAGACCGAGCCATTGTTCGTTAAGGCTATTACATCAATCCTCACCGCCAAAACCTCTTCTGCCCCCTTCTCTTCGGCTCCATGGGCCcgctcttcccctccttctttagGGGGGGAGGATAGGGGAGTATCGTCAAAATCATGGATCGACGACATGTGCACTACCAAACTATGCACTTACACCACCTCCCGCACTTTCCCTCCGCTCCAGCACTACCGTACCGAAGAACTCTCACAAATGCTTCTTGACTCTTTCCACCCTATCCGTTCACAGCGATACCACACCCGACGTCACAGATTCGTTTGTAAACTCAAAGCGACCGGTACACCCGCTCGATACAAGTTGCACGACGGCGTCGTTGTTGGAcgtgaaggagagggagcggtgcaggatgaagaggataaAGAGGCGTTTGATGATGCGCCtggatgggaaaggggggaggAATGGGGTTGGGTGGGGATGGCGATGCCTGAGAGTTTGAAGACGAGTCAAGTGTTGAGAATCCCGCTTTatccttcgtcttcttcgtctccgTGTCCAACTCCATCTCCAGCCGCGGAAAAACCACCAGCATTTGACGAAGAGTCTCGTCAACCCTCGTATCTTTCCACAGCGACGAGTACTAGCAACACCTCCGGTCCGGATGAGTCTTTGCCGCTTACCCCTCGCGCAAGCTCGCCGCCTTACCATATCATCAATGGGGATGACAATGGTAAAGACGAGGGTGGTGGCTTTGCAAAACCCTTGT